DNA from Agathobaculum sp. NTUH-O15-33:
TAGGCAAGGTCGAAATCGCTTCGGCGAACGTGCCGGTTGTGCTGCAAAACGCCAAGGTGGACGAGGTCGTCGTCTCCGCGGCTGGTGCGGATGTGACCGTGGACAAAAACTCCACCGTCAAGACCGTTACCGTTGACAGTGCCGCCGAGAACACGGCGCTGACCGTAGCGGGCAAGGTAGACACCGTGGCCGTAAAGGGCGACAACACGACCGTGACCGCCGAAAAGGGCGCGACGATCGCCAAGGTACAGACCGCCGCCGCGAACACCGAAGTCAAGGGCGACGGCAAGGTGACCAAGGTAGAGGCGCAGGCAGGCTCGACCGGCGCGAAGGTAACGACCCCCGGCACCTCCATCACCGTTGATAAGGGCGCGGACGCGGTCAAGACCGATAAGGGCACGGTAGAACCCGGCAAGACCGGTTCGACCAGCGGCACGACCACCGGCGGCGGTGGCGGTGGCGGCGGCGGTGGTGGTTCCTCCGCACCGTCCGCTGAATCGCTCCGTGCCGATCTGCTGGCCGCGGTCAAAGCCAAGATTCCGGAAGTTAACGATAACATGGACTATGCCACTCTGCTCGATCCCGAGCCGGTGGAAATGAGCGATATTTACGAAGTTGGAGTGGATGTCGAGATCTACAATGTGACCAAGGGTCTCGCCAGCGTGGCACAGGATGTGCTCTCGCCCGTTATTAAAATCGTGCAGGACTACGGCCAGATCACCACGATCAAGATCGCGGATTCTGACAATATCTCGATCGCGGCGGACAATGCCGATTTGAGCACCCAGATCATTTCTGCCGTAAAGGGCTGGATTCCGGGCGGCAAAACGCTGGCCGATGTAGTAGGCAAGGATTTGACCGTTACCTTAAACGGTTCAAGCCGCGGCACGGACTACAGCGTTCCTTACACGCTGCATTTCAAGGATATGTCCGATGCGGCGATCAACGGGCGCGCACAGGAAAGCATGAAGGCTGTATTCGACCAGTTGACCGATGTAGCTACCAGCGAGTGGGCCGATAACACGCTGACAGTCAACATTACCGATGGCGACAAGTCCGTTAAGGACGTTTACACCATCATGAGCGACACGCTGGCTATTGAGCTGGCCAAGTATAATGATTTCACGACGCTGAAGATCGGCGAAAGTGATGCGCTGACCTACGATCAGATCAAGGATAAGGATCTGGTTGCGCTGGTCGCAGCAATCAAGAACTCCGGTCTGATGGACGGCGATAAAAAGGTTGGCGGCAACACCAAGCTTTCCGTTCTCAATGCGCAGAAGGTGGACGTAGTCGTCACCTCGCGCGGCGGTCACGAATACAAATATACCGTAGCATTTGTATATACCACCGCTTAAACTAAGCCTCCTTGCTCCAGAGCCCGGGGAAACGCTTTACGGCTTTCCTCGGGCTTTTTTACTAAATGAAATCGGGGGAATCAAACATGAAACCTGTCGGCAAAAAACTCGTTAGCCTGCTTCTCTCCGCCTGCTTGCTCACCGGCACTGCACCCGCGCTGGCGGTGAATGATACGCTTCAAAGCGCGCCTGACACCGATGTTACCGACCAATACCAAACAGCGAATGATACCACGGATCACAGCGAGCTTGTTACTTATAATGCCGAAATCGACGATCCCAGAGAATTGATCGTAAAAAATGATATGGGCGCTACCATAACTTATAAGAATGCCCCCAAAAAGGACAGCACAGCTTGGGAAAAGGCCGGCTTTACACATAACGGCAATACGGTTTGGCAAAGCTCAAACGTG
Protein-coding regions in this window:
- a CDS encoding S-layer homology domain-containing protein, with product MKLHRKLAGLVSAAVVLSSLSVGAFAASPSDFADMPSDWSRPALENAINNGLLNGSDGKINASGLLTRAELAAIVNRAFGATKTADISAYTDVPASAWYYADMQKAVHMGTFEGSNGKLSPASAITRQEAFTVLARAFSLADGSASSLSKFSDASAVSSWAKGPVAALTEAGYVNGSGGKLNPTASITRAEFAQIADNLVSAYLPKEYTGTADGNAMVREAGAVLDKADIKGDLILGDGVGDGNVTIRDSKVSGRLVVRGGGVHSIIISGSTEIGTVVVSKVDGNVRVATEGNAKVQTIVVDDGKDDVIIEGTVGKVEIASANVPVVLQNAKVDEVVVSAAGADVTVDKNSTVKTVTVDSAAENTALTVAGKVDTVAVKGDNTTVTAEKGATIAKVQTAAANTEVKGDGKVTKVEAQAGSTGAKVTTPGTSITVDKGADAVKTDKGTVEPGKTGSTSGTTTGGGGGGGGGGGSSAPSAESLRADLLAAVKAKIPEVNDNMDYATLLDPEPVEMSDIYEVGVDVEIYNVTKGLASVAQDVLSPVIKIVQDYGQITTIKIADSDNISIAADNADLSTQIISAVKGWIPGGKTLADVVGKDLTVTLNGSSRGTDYSVPYTLHFKDMSDAAINGRAQESMKAVFDQLTDVATSEWADNTLTVNITDGDKSVKDVYTIMSDTLAIELAKYNDFTTLKIGESDALTYDQIKDKDLVALVAAIKNSGLMDGDKKVGGNTKLSVLNAQKVDVVVTSRGGHEYKYTVAFVYTTA